Within the Gloeobacter kilaueensis JS1 genome, the region GAACCGGCAGGCGAACGATTACCGCGCCAGCCTCGGCTGGCTGGTGCGCTCGGCCCTCGCCGATCCAGCCCTGCTCGCGCGGCGCAGCTATTACCGGCAGTTGGCGGCGGACCTGCTGCGGCTGCGGAGCAACCAGAACGCGCCGGAGGTGCCGCAGGCCGCCAGCCTGGACCTCGCCGAGTTGCACCAGAAGGTCCGCTCGGCGAGGCGGGGCAGGGGTGACCTGCAGGCGGTGCGCCTGCAGAAGCTGGCGCTTACTTCGGGGCGAGCAACTTGAGCTTCAGTACGTGGGGGTTCGCTTCGACGTTGCCCGCTGCGTCGCGGGCACTGGCGGTCACGGTGTAGGAACCGGCGGGCAGGCCGTTCAGGGTGACCTGCCACTGCGAGTAGTCGGAGACAAGGGGAGACGCAGCTACGCCGTTGACCGTCACGCTGCTAATCGTGCCGTTGTCGATCGAAAAACCGCGCAGGGTCAGTGAACCGCCGGAACCGAGCTGCACCTGGGAAGGGTTCGCTCCCAGGTTGGTGATCGCGCTCGAAGGCGGCAGATCGTCGATCGGATTGGCAACGTTCAAAGTCGCGTTGGTGGTGTGGGCGACCGAGACGTTGTTGTTGCCGATCTTCGAGTCGTGGGCGTAGGAGAGGCCGTCTTTTTGGGAGCTGACCAGATCGGAGTAGACGACCTTGGCCGCTTGGCCCGGACCGTAGTAGTCGTTGATGATGATTGGCCCCGAGTAGCTGCCGCCCGCTGAGCCGCTGGTCGGGTTGATGTAGCTGCCGGTGTAGTTTTGCTTGAAACCGGAGATCACGACGCTCGAACCGGAAATTTCGTAGTTGCCGGTGGGCGGGGTAAAGAAAGTGTCCGGCGCGTAGGCGCTCTGGATGTTCAGGTTCTGGAAGGTGACGTTCGGCCCGCTTGCGAAGGTCTTCATCGCGTTGCCGGTGTTCGAGATCGTCATGTTCTTGAAGGTCAGATCGCGGGTGTACTGCTGGTTGTTGAGGGCGTACTCGTACATCACCTCAAAGCCATAGTTGCTGTTGGTGCTCGTCACCGTGTCGATGAGCATACCGTTGCTGCCGATCGAAAAGGGATAGTGGATACTCCAGGCGGTGAACTTTTTGATCTGACCGGGCCGCGACAGGGTCCAGTTGCCGCCGTAGAACTGGGAACACCAGCGGTGCTCGTTGTGGCAGCTGTTCCCCTCAAAGCGCAGCAGGGGCAGGCTGTTGACCAGGGTGGGCACCTCGCTGCCGGTGGAGTTGAGCACCGGGGCGGTGAGGGCGGTCGGTCCCGAAAAAGTCTGGTCGTAGTAGTAGGTGACAGGCTCGATGTCGAACAGATAGCCGAAGGCGTCGTTCTCTGCCGACTGGTTGTTGATCAAGGCGTTGCGGCCATTCGCCCACCAGAAACCAAAACCTTCGCCGCTCAGATACGAGAGCGATTCCTTCGAGGCAGCGGTGCCGTTGAAGGCGTTGACCGCCAGGTTGTGATCGAGGAGGTTGTAGACTTCCGAGCCGTCCTCCAAAAAAAAGCCCGCCGCGTTGGTCTTGTAGCCAACGTTGTCGCGCACCAGGGCGTAGTCGGTGTCGTGGATGGTGATGAACTTGAAGCCGCCGTTGGTGACGGCGTTACCGGTGATATAAAAGCCGCGCATGGTGTCGTTGACCATGTGCAGGTGAATCGGGTAGCGACCGATGTTGCCTTCCTTCCCCAGGCCGTCGAAGCGGGCATACTCGATGGAGCCACTGCTGTAGGCGTGGTACATCGTGTGGCCGCGCGCGGCGGTGCTGCTGGTGTCGGCGGACTGCACGACGATGTTGCGCGTCAGATTGGCGACTTCCGGGTAGTAGCCCGACAACCCGGAATGGTCGTAGCTCAAAGCCGAGCTGAGGGTGATCGTCTTGCCGCTGATGGCGCTGATCGTGCGCTGCTCGGTGGTGGTACCGCCGTATCGAAGACTCGACGGGTCGGAGGCAAAACCGGACTTGCCGTTGTTGACGCCGACGACGATGATGCTGTCGCCCACCTTCCAGTCGCTGATGTCATCGACCACCGTCACCTTGGTGTTGCCGACGACGGCGTTACCGCTCAGCCGCGTCCAGGTCTTCTTAAGGGGCTGGCCGTGCAGGTCGAGGCGACCGCCGCAGACAATGATGCCAGGGGCGTCGCTGCTACTAAAATCGCTGTAGGCCACCAGCTTGATCGTCGCTGTCACC harbors:
- a CDS encoding G8 domain-containing protein encodes the protein MLLRASCWVPLALACFLSQTVSITAARAAASPSGRTVTAVASGSWTDTKVWGGSLPASGDNVVIPSSRSVTYNSNSQINLHTLSVFGSLKFSTQSSTYLGVGLLKIGDNATVDKTASCNGSEPTKATSGSLNIGLPGAPLPAGVTATIKLVAYSDFSSSDAPGIIVCGGRLDLHGQPLKKTWTRLSGNAVVGNTKVTVVDDISDWKVGDSIIVVGVNNGKSGFASDPSSLRYGGTTTEQRTISAISGKTITLSSALSYDHSGLSGYYPEVANLTRNIVVQSADTSSTAARGHTMYHAYSSGSIEYARFDGLGKEGNIGRYPIHLHMVNDTMRGFYITGNAVTNGGFKFITIHDTDYALVRDNVGYKTNAAGFFLEDGSEVYNLLDHNLAVNAFNGTAASKESLSYLSGEGFGFWWANGRNALINNQSAENDAFGYLFDIEPVTYYYDQTFSGPTALTAPVLNSTGSEVPTLVNSLPLLRFEGNSCHNEHRWCSQFYGGNWTLSRPGQIKKFTAWSIHYPFSIGSNGMLIDTVTSTNSNYGFEVMYEYALNNQQYTRDLTFKNMTISNTGNAMKTFASGPNVTFQNLNIQSAYAPDTFFTPPTGNYEISGSSVVISGFKQNYTGSYINPTSGSAGGSYSGPIIINDYYGPGQAAKVVYSDLVSSQKDGLSYAHDSKIGNNNVSVAHTTNATLNVANPIDDLPPSSAITNLGANPSQVQLGSGGSLTLRGFSIDNGTISSVTVNGVAASPLVSDYSQWQVTLNGLPAGSYTVTASARDAAGNVEANPHVLKLKLLAPK